A region of Sugiyamaella lignohabitans strain CBS 10342 chromosome A, complete sequence DNA encodes the following proteins:
- the PTR2 gene encoding Ptr2p (Integral membrane peptide transporter; mediates transport of di- and tri-peptides; conserved protein that contains 12 transmembrane domains; PTR2 expression is regulated by the N-end rule pathway via repression by Cup9p; GO_component: GO:0016021 - integral component of membrane [Evidence IEA]; GO_component: GO:0016021 - integral component of membrane [Evidence ISM] [PMID 12192589]; GO_component: GO:0016020 - membrane [Evidence IEA,IEA,IEA]; GO_component: GO:0005886 - plasma membrane [Evidence IDA] [PMID 12469340]; GO_component: GO:0005886 - plasma membrane [Evidence IDA] [PMID 17507646]; GO_function: GO:0042936 - dipeptide transporter activity [Evidence IDA] [PMID 16096264]; GO_function: GO:0015197 - peptide transporter activity [Evidence IMP] [PMID 8264579]; GO_function: GO:0005215 - transporter activity [Evidence IEA]; GO_function: GO:0042937 - tripeptide transporter activity [Evidence IDA] [PMID 16096264]; GO_process: GO:0042938 - dipeptide transport [Evidence IDA] [PMID 16096264]; GO_process: GO:0006857 - oligopeptide transport [Evidence IEA]; GO_process: GO:0015833 - peptide transport [Evidence IEA]; GO_process: GO:0015833 - peptide transport [Evidence IMP] [PMID 8264579]; GO_process: GO:0015031 - protein transport [Evidence IEA]; GO_process: GO:0006810 - transport [Evidence IEA,IEA]; GO_process: GO:0042939 - tripeptide transport [Evidence IDA] [PMID 16096264]), whose protein sequence is MSSSERYLTSSAAIEVSEVEPTASRSNSLSKNDRIEYDSAEITSSDEDFPEPTDEELSTLRKVAGAIPATAYTLCVVEFAERASYYGCSNVFSNFIQFPLPKGGNGAGAPPRGSEETAGALGQGLQVASALTLLFTFLAYTIPILGGYIADVKWGRYKTICFGIFVCGVAHILMTIGAIPSILQRGHGMAPFVISLLILAFGAGMFKSNIAPTVIDQYPHKKPYVSVLATGERVIVDPEATVQKILLTYYGVINIGAFFGLVTTTSERYVGYWLAYLEPGIVYFLCPIVLFFAYKKTVKVPPQGSELTQVFKIIGTAIKKGGLKNITNMRFWEAAKPSNLAAAGALTESVDWTDSLVDDVKRTFKACQIFLFFVVYNLNDGGIGSIQNSQAAAMTTKGAPNDLLSNFNPLTIIVLVPILNYGLYPFLRKRNINFGRISRITFGFVLAALSSVIGAILQWRVYKTSPCGYYATDCQIGDGVSPLSVWWQVPLYALGAASECFCNVTMYELAYARSPKNMRGLVMSLCLFTTALSSAVAEAVTPALIDPHLIWPFVGTAVAGFVLAALFYYLYRELDHDEFYNIEGEQEAVASSGIEGLHVDEKV, encoded by the coding sequence ATGTCTTCATCTGAACGTTATCTAACTTCATCTGCAGCTATTGAAGTATCAGAAGTGGAGCCCACTGCTTCGCGCAGTAACTCTCTCAGTAAGAATGATAGGATTGAATATGATAGTGCTGAGATCACATCCTCAGATGAAGATTTCCCAGAACCAACGGACGAAGAACTCTCAACTCTTAGAAaagttgctggtgccaTTCCTGCAACTGCGTACACTCTATGTGTTGTTGAATTCGCTGAACGTGCTTCTTACTATGGATGTTCCAATGTCTTTTCGAATTTCATTCAATTTCCTTTGCCCAAGGGTGGTAACGGAGCTGGTGCACCACCTAGGGGTTCGgaggagactgctggtgCTCTGGGCCAAGGTCTGCAAGTAGCCTCTGCACTTACATTATTATTCACATTCCTCGCTTACACAATTCCAATTCTTGGAGGCTATATTGCTGATGTTAAATGGGGACGATACAAGACTATTTGCTTCGGTATTTTTGTTTGCGGTGTTGCCCACATCTTAATGACCATCGGAGCTATTCCGTCAATCCTTCAAAGAGGTCACGGTATGGCCCCATTTGTTATCAGTCTGCTAATTTTGGCATTTGGTGCTGGTATGTTCAAAAGTAACATCGCCCCCACAGTCATTGATCAATATCCTCACAAGAAACCATATGTTTCAGTTCTTGCAACCGGAGAGCGAGTTATTGTTGACCCTGAGGCTACGGTTCAAAAGATTCTTCTCACTTACTATGGTGTAATCAACATCGGTGCATTCTTTGGATTGGTAACCACTACTTCTGAAAGATATGTTGGATACTGGCTTGCGTACTTGGAACCGGGTATCGTTTATTTCTTGTGTCCTATTGTTCTGTTCTTTGCCTATAAAAAAACTGTAAAGGTTCCTCCTCAAGGAAGTGAATTAACACAAGTATTCAAGATTATTGGAACCGCTATCAAGAAGGGTGGCCTCAAGAATATCACCAATATGAGATTTTGGGAGGCTGCTAAGCCATCCAATTTGGCAGCTGCAGGGGCTCTCACAGAATCCGTCGACTGGACTGATTCACTTGTTGACGACGTCAAGCGTACATTCAAGGCATGTCAAATcttcttattttttgttgtttacAACTTGAATGACGGTGGTATTGGTAGCATTCAAAACAGtcaggctgctgctatgaCAACGAAAGGAGCTCCAAATGATTTGCTAAGTAATTTCAATCCTTTAACTATTATTGTCCTGGTTCCTATTCTCAATTATGGTCTCTATCCTTTCTTGAGAAAGCGTAACATTAATTTCGGCCGTATTTCTCGTATCACATTTGGATTCGTTCTTGCCGCTTTGTCTTCTGTCATTGGAGCTATTCTTCAGTGGCGTGTATATAAGACTTCTCCATGCGGTTACTATGCCACTGACTGTCAAATTGGCGATGGTGTTAGTCCTCTCTCTGTCTGGTGGCAAGTTCCTCTGTATGCTCTTGGCGCAGCATCGGAATGTTTCTGTAATGTAACCATGTATGAGTTGGCATATGCTCGATCACCAAAGAATATGAGAGGCCTGGTTATGTCTTTGTGCTTATTCACCACTGCATTGTCTagtgctgttgctgaggcCGTTACTCCCGCTCTCATCGATCCCCATCTCATTTGGCCATTTGTTGGTACCGCTGTTGCAGGTTTCGTCCTGGCTGCACTCTTCTATTACTTGTACCGTGAGTTGGATCACGATGAATTTTATAACATTGAAGGTGAGCAAGAGGCAGTCGCAAGTTCTGGTATCGAAGGCCTCCATGTCGACGAAAAGGTGTAA
- the LYS1 gene encoding saccharopine dehydrogenase (NAD+, L-lysine-forming) (Saccharopine dehydrogenase (NAD+, L-lysine-forming); catalyzes the conversion of saccharopine to L-lysine, which is the final step in the lysine biosynthesis pathway; also has mRNA binding activity; GO_component: GO:0005737 - cytoplasm [Evidence IEA,IEA]; GO_component: GO:0005737 - cytoplasm [Evidence IDA] [PMID 11914276]; GO_function: GO:0003729 - mRNA binding [Evidence IDA] [PMID 20844764]; GO_function: GO:0016491 - oxidoreductase activity [Evidence IEA]; GO_function: GO:0004754 - saccharopine dehydrogenase (NAD+, L-lysine-forming) activity [Evidence IEA,IEA]; GO_function: GO:0004754 - saccharopine dehydrogenase (NAD+, L-lysine-forming) activity [Evidence IDA] [PMID 17002315]; GO_process: GO:0008652 - cellular amino acid biosynthetic process [Evidence IEA]; GO_process: GO:0009085 - lysine biosynthetic process [Evidence IEA,IEA]; GO_process: GO:0009085 - lysine biosynthetic process [Evidence IMP] [PMID 17247984]; GO_process: GO:0019878 - lysine biosynthetic process via aminoadipic acid [Evidence IEA]; GO_process: GO:0019878 - lysine biosynthetic process via aminoadipic acid [Evidence NAS] [PMID 11752249]; GO_process: GO:0019878 - lysine biosynthetic process via aminoadipic acid [Evidence TAS] [PMID 3928261]; GO_process: GO:0055114 - oxidation-reduction process [Evidence IEA]), producing the protein MSATNTSPTIIHLRAETKPLEHRSALTPTTAKKLVDAGFEVYVEKSKQRIFDDKEFSDVGIPLVEENSWKTAPKDRIILGLKELEEETFPLIHEHIQFAHCYKDQGGWQEVLSRFPAGNGTLYDLEFLEDDNGRRVAAFGYHAGFAGAALGVQAWAFQQTHTKAADGSLGSVSPYPNETELVNAVKSDLKKTGKVPKALVIGALGRCGTGAVDLLKKIGVPDENILKWDMAETAKGGPFKEIVEDVDIFVNCIYLSKPIPPFVNYDSLNTEARKLQVIVDVSADTTNPHNPIPVYTVATTFTEPTVEVEVKQEPRLTVISIDHLPTLLPREASEAFSTALLPSLLTLPQRQSAPVWTRAKALFDKHVARLN; encoded by the coding sequence ATGTCTGCGACCAATACTTCTCCTACTATTATCCACCTTCGTGCTGAGACTAAGCCTCTCGAGCACCGTTCAGCTCTTACTCCTACAACTGCCAAGAAGCTTGTCGATGCCGGTTTTGAAGTGTATGTTGAGAAGTCCAAGCAAAGAATCTTCGATGACAAAGAATTTTCTGATGTTGGTATTCCTCTCGTTGAAGAAAACTCTTGGAAGACTGCCCCTAAGGACAGAATCATTCTCGGTTTGAAGGAATTAGAAGAGGAAACATTCCCCTTGATTCATGAACATATTCAATTTGCCCACTGTTACAAGGATCAAGGAGGTTGGCAGGAAGTCTTGAGCCGTTTCCCCGCTGGTAATGGTACGCTGTATGACTTGGAATTCCTTGAGGACGACAATGGACGACGTGTTGCTGCTTTTGGATACCATGCTGGatttgctggtgctgccttAGGTGTTCAGGCCTGGGCTTTCCAGCAAACTCACACTAAGGCTGCTGACGGTTCTTTGGGAAGTGTCTCACCTTATCCCAATGAAACTGAACTGGTCAATGCTGTCAAGTCTGATTTAAAGAAGACTGGTAAGGTTCCTAAGGCCCTTGTTATTGGCGCTCTTGGTAGATGTGGTACTGGAGCTGTTGatcttttgaagaagattggCGTTCCCGATGAGAATATCCTCAAGTGGGATATGGCTGAGACTGCCAAGGGTGGTCCTTTCAAGGagattgttgaagatgtcgaTATTTTCGTTAACTGCATCTACCTCTCTAAGCCCATTCCGCCATTTGTCAACTATGATAGTTTGAACACTGAAGCAAGAAAGTTGCAAGTTATTGTTGACGTCAGTGCTGATACTACCAATCCCCACAATCCTATTCCAGTATACACTGTTGCCACTACTTTTACTGAGCCTAcagttgaagttgaagtcAAGCAAGAGCCTCGTTTGACTGTTATTTCTATTGATCACTTGCCAACTCTTTTGCCTCGTGAGGCAAGTGAAGCTTTCAGCACAGCTCTCTTACCTTCTCTTTTGACATTACCTCAAAGACAATCGGCACCTGTATGGACTAGGGCTAAGGCTCTTTTTGACAAGCACGTTGCTAGATTAAATTAA
- the ERG27 gene encoding 3-keto-steroid reductase (3-keto sterol reductase; catalyzes the last of three steps required to remove two C-4 methyl groups from an intermediate in ergosterol biosynthesis; mutants are sterol auxotrophs; GO_component: GO:0005783 - endoplasmic reticulum [Evidence IEA]; GO_component: GO:0005783 - endoplasmic reticulum [Evidence IDA] [PMID 11279045]; GO_component: GO:0005789 - endoplasmic reticulum membrane [Evidence IEA]; GO_component: GO:0005789 - endoplasmic reticulum membrane [Evidence IDA] [PMID 12119386]; GO_component: GO:0005811 - lipid particle [Evidence IEA,IEA]; GO_component: GO:0005811 - lipid particle [Evidence IDA] [PMID 24868093]; GO_component: GO:0016020 - membrane [Evidence IEA]; GO_component: GO:0005741 - mitochondrial outer membrane [Evidence IDA] [PMID 16407407]; GO_function: GO:0000253 - 3-keto sterol reductase activity [Evidence IEA]; GO_function: GO:0000253 - 3-keto sterol reductase activity [Evidence IMP] [PMID 10535978]; GO_function: GO:0016491 - oxidoreductase activity [Evidence IEA]; GO_process: GO:0006696 - ergosterol biosynthetic process [Evidence IMP] [PMID 10535978]; GO_process: GO:0006629 - lipid metabolic process [Evidence IEA]; GO_process: GO:0055114 - oxidation-reduction process [Evidence IEA]; GO_process: GO:0006694 - steroid biosynthetic process [Evidence IEA]), which translates to MLGAARDIKQRYKHIDYLFLNSSHSQLERIDYVQATKDFFTQPIKAFTVGTFKVQGISKTSLDGFASVFQANVLSPWYLINEIIPVLKDGGRIIWISTSIALPEMLSEDDLGLVKCKYSYEASKYEIELLQHATYQSLYNKYGIQSWLLHPGVFKSTTFVPTLNVFAYVGMFLMFYICRLFGSKYHCIYPEVAANAPVWAAVGSDPEKDDMSLKYGSATDRWGNEVLERAKLQVVPGLSEKIYEYVERQRKELQSRLKDQVVERYLY; encoded by the coding sequence ATGCTTGGTGCTGCGAGAGACATTAAGCAACGCTATAAACACATTGACTACTTATTTCTCAACTCCAGTCACTCGCAATTGGAAAGAATCGATTACGTCCAGGCCACAAAGGACTTTTTCACTCAACCAATAAAGGCATTTACGGTAGGGACGTTTAAAGTGCAAGGAATTAGTAAGACCTCGCTAGATGGGTTTGCGTCTGTGTTTCAAGCAAATGTGCTCTCTCCTTGGTACCTCATTAATGAAATTATTCCCGTTTTAAAAGATGGTGGAAGAATTATCTGGATTTCAACATCTATTGCACTACCCGAAATGCTCTCAGAAGATGATTTGGGTCTTGTCAAATGTAAATATTCTTACGAAGCGTCAAAATATGAGattgaacttcttcagcaCGCAACGTACCAGTCCTTGTACAATAAATATGGCATCCAATCCTGGCTATTACATCCAGGAGTTTTCAAGAGCACGACATTTGTACCCACTCTAAACGTTTTTGCCTATGTTGGTATGTTCCTTATGTTTTACATCTGTAGACTCTTCGGAAGCAAGTACCACTGTATTTATCCTGAAGttgctgctaatgctcCTGTATGGGCGGCTGTTGGGTCTGATCCCGAAAAAGATGATATGTCTTTAAAATATGGCTCTGCTACCGATCGCTGGGGAAACGAAGTGTTAGAAAGGGCAAAGTTACAAGTTGTACCTGGTCTTTCAGAAAAAATCTATGAATATGTTGAGCGCCAACGAAAAGAACTCCAGAGCCGCCTGAAAGATCAAGTTGTAGAGCGATATCTTTACTAG
- the RNH70 gene encoding Rnh70p (3'-5' exoribonuclease; required for maturation of 3' ends of 5S rRNA and tRNA-Arg3 from dicistronic transcripts; GO_component: GO:0005634 - nucleus [Evidence IEA,IEA]; GO_component: GO:0005634 - nucleus [Evidence IDA] [PMID 10359084]; GO_function: GO:0008408 - 3'-5' exonuclease activity [Evidence ISS] [PMID 9396823]; GO_function: GO:0000175 - 3'-5'-exoribonuclease activity [Evidence IMP] [PMID 10716935]; GO_function: GO:0003723 - RNA binding [Evidence IEA]; GO_function: GO:0004527 - exonuclease activity [Evidence IEA,IEA]; GO_function: GO:0016787 - hydrolase activity [Evidence IEA]; GO_function: GO:0004518 - nuclease activity [Evidence IEA]; GO_function: GO:0003676 - nucleic acid binding [Evidence IEA]; GO_process: GO:0034476 - U5 snRNA 3'-end processing [Evidence IGI] [PMID 10716935]; GO_process: GO:0000467 - exonucleolytic trimming to generate mature 3'-end of 5.8S rRNA from tricistronic rRNA transcript (SSU-rRNA, 5.8S rRNA, LSU-rRNA) [Evidence IGI] [PMID 10716935]; GO_process: GO:0002107 - generation of mature 3'-end of 5S rRNA generated by RNA polymerase III [Evidence IMP] [PMID 10716935]; GO_process: GO:0006364 - rRNA processing [Evidence IEA]; GO_process: GO:0042254 - ribosome biogenesis [Evidence IEA]; GO_process: GO:0034415 - tRNA 3'-trailer cleavage, exonucleolytic [Evidence IMP] [PMID 10716935]; GO_process: GO:0034415 - tRNA 3'-trailer cleavage, exonucleolytic [Evidence IGI,IMP] [PMID 18456844]; GO_process: GO:0008033 - tRNA processing [Evidence IEA]) — MLTTQDLRDLELYILSDASGPPAPKWISIRNKSFISHVVTLLIPGLEGPKFGITSTKDIQPIKLTPGSDKSGTFFGNYFSHVWPTKAPGTGDKLFSVVNTFMEVPFTKAEKKKQMNSDMEASYNSRKSGLRPEDLLLSLDRMVEEGYPMHPDIPGVSGVMNDKTVVRAAQPEDEIQSKQPDESPIKRPGTKPVPFIGEGNDWVETKQLHTGSPKVYAIDCEMCETRLGKELTRVTVLDNKGKIIIDQLVKPYEPIVDYLTRYSGITEELLADVTTRLSDVQDKLLSLISSTDIILGHSLESDLIALKMSHPKIIDTAIIFQHPKGTLWKPALRWLTSKYLDREIQTQGDQGHDSVEDAQACIDLLNVKLKNGRDFGLNKVRSVNLIKKLATGAPPKTTAIADYGVPHWHEEYAKTVVSCFSDDEIIANVAKFSHSHDFVWGRLRDLEKAKGWISDQERSTDEEIQAKYVELNDRLLKLYQQLPHNTALIIMGGSGDPREMVRLRKLKDQYQHEYKTKKWDQIECEWTSSQVMELSKATERARSGISFLTIKTADNEHGLIERPILTIGTKVSSSSFPSGVNDHETNGGRLKKSRSEIP, encoded by the coding sequence ATGCTAACAACACAGGATTTGCGAGATCTAGAACTATATATTCTCTCAGATGCTAGTGGGCCTCCTGCGCCCAAGTGGATCAGTATACGCAATAAGTCATTTATCAGTCATGTTGTCACTTTGTTAATTCCAGGATTGGAGGGTCCCAAATTCGGAATCACAAGTACGAAGGATATCCAACCAATAAAACTGACACCGGGAAGTGATAAATCCGGTACTTTTTTCGGGAATTACTTCAGCCATGTATGGCCAACAAAAGCCCCTGGCACTGGCGATAAACTTTTCTCTGTAGTTAACACATTTATGGAAGTGCCATTTACAAAGgcagaaaagaagaagcagatgaACTCCGACATGGAAGCGTCCTATAACAGTCGTAAAAGCGGGTTGCGACCAGaagatttattattatcattagaCCGCATGGTAGAGGAGGGATATCCAATGCACCCAGACATTCCTGGGGTATCTGGAGTGATGAATGACAAGACAGTAGTAAGAGCAGCTCAACCTGAAGACGAAATTCAAAGCAAGCAACCTGACGAAAGTCCAATCAAGAGACCAGGTACAAAACCTGTCCCCTTTATTGGCGAAGGTAATGATTGGGTCGAAACTAAACAACTTCACACGGGGTCACCTAAAGTCTATGCTATTGACTGTGAAATGTGCGAGACAAGGCTAGGTAAAGAGCTCACTCGTGTAACCGTTCTTGATAACAAAGGGAAAATTATCATCGACCAGCTAGTAAAACCATATGAACCGATTGTAGATTATCTTACTCGGTACTCAGGAATTACCGAGGAACTGCTAGCTGATGTTACCACAAGACTATCGGATGTGCAAGACAAATTATTGAGCCTTATCTCTTCGACAGATATTATTCTTGGACATTCGCTTGAGAGTGATTTAATCGCCCTTAAAATGAGTCATCCCAAAATAATTGACACAGCAATCATTTTCCAGCATCCTAAGGGTACGTTGTGGAAACCCGCATTGCGATGGCTCACCTCTAAATACCTTGACCGAGAAATTCAAACTCAAGGTGACCAGGGTCATGATTCAGTAGAAGACGCACAAGCTTGTATTGATTTGCTAAATGTCAAGTTGAAGAATGGGCgtgattttggtttgaaCAAAGTACGCTCTGTCAACCTTATTAAAAAACTTGCTACTGGAGCTCCACCGAAGACCACTGCAATTGCTGATTATGGGGTGCCTCATTGGCACGAAGAGTATGCCAAGACGGTTGTTTCTTGCTTctctgatgatgagattATTGCTAATGTGGCCAAATTTTCTCATTCGCATGACTTTGTTTGGGGTCGTCTCCGTGACCTAGAAAAAGCCAAGGGCTGGATATCTGATCAAGAGCGGTctactgatgaagaaattcAAGCCAAGTATGTTGAGCTTAACGATCGTCTTTTAAAGCTTTATCAACAGCTTCCGCACAATACTGCATTAATCATTATGGGTGGATCTGGCGACCCGAGAGAGATGGTAAGGTTGCGTAAACTAAAGgatcaatatcagcacgAGTATAAGACTAAAAAATGGGACCAGATTGAATGTGAATGGACTAGCTCTCAGGTTATGGAACTAAGCAAGGCAACCGAAAGGGCACGGTCCGGAATTTCTTTTCTTACAATCaagactgctgataatgaaCATGGTCTCATAGAGCGCCCTATCCTTACTATTGGCACAAAGGtttcctcgtcttcgttCCCATCCGGTGTCAATGACCATGAGACTAATGGAGGTAGACTCAAGAAAAGTAGAAGTGAGATTCCATGA